Sequence from the Rutidosis leptorrhynchoides isolate AG116_Rl617_1_P2 chromosome 3, CSIRO_AGI_Rlap_v1, whole genome shotgun sequence genome:
CAATCTGTGGCGGTGGTTGGGTGGTTGTAGGATGACGGAGGCGAGGTGGTGGTGAGCTTGAAACAGTAGCAGCGGTGGAGTTAGGATGGTAATGGTTGTCGATGGATTAAAGAAAACAGAAAACGATTCTTAGTTTCAACGTGAAGGTGGTGGGTTTGGATTGTAACCGAaacaaaaacataaaaaataatcattttcatagtcTTATGTTTGGTTTATGGTGGGTTTTAGTGTGAAGGTGATGGTTGTAATATTTGAAGAAGAAGATGGCAGTTTGGAATGCACAAATGTTAGCAGGTGTAATCTTTTGATGGGGGTTTTGAGTAGGGTCGAATAGGAGAGAAAGGAATGGAACGTGTAACAATTTTTGGATGTGATTTTAGTCTGTCATATGAGTGAatgtatatctatataattatgaCATAGAATTTAATAATACAATACTAATACACAGTATCCTTTAGTTAAATCATTGAAAAGGGACACAGTAACATGTGTTATGGTTTCAACAATTAAACAGTCTAGCAGCCTCATATTTGGAATCACTCTACCGACGGTTTTACACGGatattatattgtgtccattgctaaacagttaatgtataaaaatgttcctaaaaatcctaaatttttagattaactatatttaaatatttcactcattaactgtttgaaacctgatcaaaaaggttctacaattatttattttctgttccaaataatatgtacggagtactaatttttaaacttaaaaagataaaaatatatttaacaaatctaaaatctttgtaatcaatttacagtccaacttttatttcaatccttcataaacatgtactgtatctatattaaaactaacaaaacgtcaaccgagtgttactgaagtTTACTgactaagctcgaaatcatttatttttaatataatctcTTTCTATAtacaaacagttttaaaatagtaagtttaattactaaaataaatatattatatattcttaaacaaatatatttaataaagctttatatatttacaattaaaatttatatatataaatacatatatctatatataatattagtttttattacatcacatattattttacatatttatttccaacaattaaatgtatatgctagtttattaatgttcatgttattatatatattatacacatatttatatatgcacatatttatatatatccacatatttacaagcaatggttcgtgaatcatcggagatggtcaaagttaaatgcattcatggaaatagttcaaacattatgagactcagtttaatagactttgcttatcgtgtcgaaatcatataagattaagtttaaatttggtcagaaattcccgggttatcACACGAATACTACCCGAAAAAGACATAAACTAACCAAACGATCTAAGAGAAATCAACCTCTAGATCCCGCCCTTTTCAACCTCCCGTTAACCATCTCATTTAAACTATTCTTCCCAGACCGATTCTCTATCTTGTAAGATAACACATTGGCAGATCCATCACCCGGTTCGCTCTCTCTGGCCAAACATGTCATCATTTCATCAAATGCCGCGAAAGCCTCCATGGGACATGTTTCCATTCCCGTTTACTCATGAACCGCTGTCTTTACCATCTTGAATCCTCATCAGCAAGTTTTGAATTGCATTCTCGTAATCCAAGTCATCAAAGTTATCTTTAAGCTTACAAGTATCTGATGTGGAAGCCTCATTCGCTTTTTTTCTTTACCTCAGATTGGCTTCGTCAAGTAAACATCTTGGAACATCTCTATTCAATACGTTCAACGACTTACAAAAGCCTTCACACACGAGGGGACCTCGCAGTCGTAATAATTTCTGCCGCTACAACTAATCAACACGGGTAAAGGTGTAAATTCGATCGATTATACCTTACGTTTTGCCAACAATTCGtctttcatttttttcttctcctTTTTCAATCTATCAAATCTTATAGCAAACGTAAGATTATCCTCATTTGGCTCCCAGACGCCGATAGAATTAGCATCAACAGCCTCATTCATCACATTTTTTGTCTTTGTGAATTTCTTCAAAATCGCCTCTAAACCCCCTTGCCTATCATTTAAAACCCCATCATCAGTAAAGGTCGTGGACATGTCAAACTCTGGTCCAGCAGGTCCATCTAAAACAGAAGATGATACATTAATAGGACCCGACCCGATATCAGGCCCTTCCAATTCATTAATCAGCCCATTATAACAATCAAACAGACGTAGTTTGTTATACCATAACTTTGTATTCCGTAATCAATTACTCGTATTATACTATTCTCATCCttttttgtttaaaaaaatattaaGGGTCAGTCCCAATAAAATAATGCATCTGAGTAAAATTAAATTTTCATCATATTGCCAGTAAAGTTTTTATTTCTTAAACATTGAGTTAGATTTAAAATTACAATGAAAAACTTTTGAGAATGAAAGAAGTAACATAATTGTTCAAGTTATAAAAGTATATTAAATTAAGATAAAAGTATATAAGAGGATTAACGTTAAGCATTTCTTTAGTGTTCAGCAATAGAAGGAAATCATTGAACAAGTCATGGATGGCATTCTTGTCACAGTTGATCATTAGAATGTTGGTATGGTAAAAAGCATTTCTTATAGTTTTTAATTGTTAAGTTGAATATGTTTTGTATTTGGGGCTCTCTTCTTTTACGTAAATAAAAAAAACATATACTCGCCATAACCTAGTTATATCTACTTATAAGACACCGCAGATTATATCAGCAATAAAAATGACATCGGTTATGTACTTATGTTTGAGGTTTCTTGAATTGAAAGGGTCCCTATTCCACCTAACATGCAGTGATCCATTTGTTTAATAAATATAAGTTGTTTGAAGTGAATATGGGTTTGGAAAGACTGTATTTTCGGTCTAAATCATGTTTCTTGATTCATAATCAATATTCTCACTTTCTTTTTATTTAGAAACATCATCACCTTGTCACCACTCTGAGGTACTCTTACTGTGTATTCAAATGTTAACATAATCTGTAAGAGGACTTTTGCAATTTGAAATTGTGAAATGTTAACATAATCTGTAAGAGGACCTAATAATCACTGATCAAACCATATATGAGTACTAGAATAAGGTATAGCATACATAACTAAAAATTACACACTTATAATTAGTTACCTAAGTTGACCAGAAAGTACTACTGCAGTTTAACACAAACATGTATAGTAGAACTTAACCAAAGCTCCAAAAGACATACTAGAAAAGTAGAGTCCTAATTCAACCATCATGTAATACTTGAAACAGTTAACATGCAACTAAAACGATTCAAATCCCATATCGAAGGTAACTAGTCAGCCTCAGCAAGGATGCCATCCATGACTTGTTCGATAATTTCTTTGGATTCTTGAAGCAACTTAATACTTTTTTGAAGCCACTCCCTCTTTTTAGCCACAGACGGCGGTTCATCCAACATCTTTTTTATACCACCACCATTCACCATCGTCTCATTCACCAATTCCCTCTCAATCTCTTTATTCACAACTTTTTGTATAAAAAATTGCAGCTGAAGAGCTGACCAATCGACCATACGTTTCATAACAATTTTCCAATAAGCTGTCATCCTCATTTTCAGATCATACGCTTGATCCCTTGTAGTCTCCGAAACGTCACTAAGATGATTAACATTGATACTCTCATAACCTTCCACTTCCATGAGAGTAATGTGTGGTTTCAATGCGTACACAAGCTTATCATGATAGCTCATTAACTTGTTATAAGAAGCAATGTAATCGGGATCACACGTGTAATCCGTAACCTTTTCCATCTCGATCATTTCAACAACCCTTTCAACAAATTTCGCTTTCATTTTTTCCATCATATTCTGAGTAGCTTTCTTCATGGAAGGCAACAATTGTGGGTAATTTGCACAACAATCAAGCAAGACTTTCATAAAAATGGCTTCAAGATAGGCCCACACTTTGTTCACAAAGTTAACGGGCATATCAGAGACGACGTTAACTTTTCTCTGAAGCAAGCAGAGAAACACCGAGTGAGGAAGAAAATGAGGTAACCGAATCCCATTCGCTTCCTCTAAAACCTTCAACTCCTCAACCAGGAAATTTTCAGAAAATTTGTCGCTCGATAGGAGTTCTTTAGAAAACTCGTCAAGCATTTCGACCAACCGAGCGTTACAATGCATTTGCTTATCGTTCTCATAATCATCAAACTCGCCTCGGATAAAGATCTTCTGAAGAGTTTCTTTCATGGACCCAACGATTTGCATAAATGCAACCATCGCATCAGCAACACTTGTAAGATTTCGGGGTAATTTGTTGAGCTCCAAAATCGATGCACTCAGCTTATCGTTAACCTTCGTAACAATGTTTGGCAAACATTTCGAAATGATCACCGATTGGATCTGCACAAGTCTATCAGCCAAAACAGGAATGCCTACAATGGACTTGTCGATCTTCGACAACATCGGGTGACTTTCAAAAAGTTTTCGTTCTTTAATTCGAGCTTCTTCATAAGTCTCATCATTGATCCTGTTTCGTACACAAAAGTAGCCAAGGCCAATGTTGACATCATTTGTGGTAACTTTCTCAAAAAGGCCATCCGGTGATTGGTCACATTTCGTAACAACAGCTAGCGTCCTCTGCCCAGTCTTGTCCACTTTTTGGGACATGCTTATTGATTCACATGTTGAGAAATCATTGTTGGCATTAAGAACATTCAGTATTATACTCTCTTCAGGCTCTATATGTTCCATTATGATACCTGAAACATTCAGTTCATATCaacaacaagtatatatatatatatatatatatatactttaacatCTGCTAATTGAAACATAATATACAAATTACTGCCATGTATACAGATTTCATTCACACACAAGCAATCAAATACACAAAACATTCAGTAAAATATTGAACAATATTATAGCAGAAACATTCAATAACAAAGTCGTAGATATGATAAATCATAAAACATGATATATAAGAAAAAAATAGAATTCTAATAATAAAATATACTACCTGAGATTTGTTTGTAAATATCTTCAGGTTGATCACCAACAGCAACTCTAGTGATCCCAGGCAAATCAACCATGGTCAGATTAGGAACACCTTTCTTCTTCACCACCAAAGTCAACGGCACGTTGACTATCCCTTTATTATTCCCTGCGATCTTAACCGTAGCGTTATCAATAGCTTCCGATATCCCACTTTCTTTCTCAATCTCAACTGTTTCTTTCTGATACTGCAATACAAACTCTGGTACAGATTTATCATGGTGCTGAAGCCTCATAACAAGTGGGACCCTTGTGCAAAGACCCTCTCCACGTGGCAAACTTATGCCAGCTAGTGACTCCAGTACACTTGACTTTCCCGAAGACTGGTCTCCGATGACCACGATGGTGGGTAGTGGGATGCCTTCTTGGGTTACGTTGAGACTTCGGAGTTTGTCCACAGCATCAAGAATGGGGCGTATTTTGTCGTTGTACGATGAAACAAATGGTAAAAAGTTCGGTTTGTTATCGTCTGTTTCAGTTATTAAAGGATGGATTACTTCGCCGCCGTTGGTGGTTGTGGTGCCATTGTTATCAGCCATTGTTTCCGGAAATATTGTGATTTGGTTGCAAAAGTTACCAGAGGCGAAGCCAGAAAATTTGATCGATGGTGTCAATAAATAGGAGtcaatttgttgcaaaatttgattCAGGGGTTCGACTCTCATTGGCTTCAAAATTTTCACTTGTTGTTACACGCCCACTCCATGGGCCTCGAAGATTACGAACGTCTTACGTTTGAACCTCACCGAAGGGGGTTTTACCATACGAGATGCCCGTACGGTTTCATCGTGGGGGTTTCCTCCTGAGGCGGTATGACTGTAATAGTTCAACCAATGAAATGATTAGGTAAGTGGGTTCCGACATCGCGTTCGGACCCCGCCCGTGACTCCTAACCGCTGTATAAAAAAAATACTACGGAGTAACTGTTTTCGATGTAACAATTTAttaatactccgtattattttagaaATAATACAAACTAAAGTAAACTCATGAATGAGAAGAAAGGGAGTAAAAAGGAAAAATGTCATTATCAAAAGAATCGAACTGATGATTTAAATGAGGAATTGAACTTGCACCCTTTTCTAAAAATGTGGTAATAAAATTCTACCAACCACTCAGGCACCTTAACTTTTATGTTTAATTATGCAATTTATAAGTATATATTGCAAAATTCGATGGTGTCATTTGCACCCACAGTATACAACGTGGCTCCGCCACTGAAAGTTACAGAGGAGTAATATTTCAGcttaattttttatttataaataacacgCCTATAATTATTCCACAGCAGGAGAGTAAAGTTAgtactatatttttttatttttttattttttaaaaacgatatttcttttctattttattttttaatgTTTTCTATTTACGAGTATATAACGCAAAAAACGTGATAATTATTCCCTGACCGTCATTATTTTCCTGACGTCACCTTTTGATTCTTATGATTTTACAATATGACGTCACCGTTGTAGGGAGCTTCTATCCTCTGTTTTTCTTCTATCCTCTGTTTTGTTCTGAGACAAAAATTGTAATATGTGATCTTCTCCCTCTCTATCAACTCAACAGCCCTAATCACAAGAAGTTGTGATGTAGTACAGtggttggtggtctgcctcctttagaGGAGGTCATGAGTTCGACCCTCATTAGCTACATAttaaaaaacacaatttcatccatgCCATGAatatccacccatggcacctttcccatcTCGTTTGgtggtaaaggggagggggttttacttggccgtgcccttggatcggtttcaaggtttcctcccgggcagcgatgggggcggagttattatcgctgcatcgacatagtcgaaacgggagatgatgaAACAAATGGCGGGAAATTTGGTTTGTGATCGTCTGCTTTTTTCCCTTGTTGAAGGACTGATTACTTCGCCGCCTTTGGTTGTTGGGGTGCCATTGCTATCTACCATTGCTGTCGGAATATTGTGCTTTGAGTGCAGAGGTTACAAATGAGTAATATTGCTTACTTTTGAATTATAAGAGCTACGGGTCTCTAAGAAATGCTCCAGCGTTTTCGGAAATCGAAAGCGGGGACGGAATGAAACCCAACACTGCTCCGGCATTGCTTACCACTGTCGGTGAGCCAGCGTCGGCTTTTGAACGTTGAGTTGGACGAATTTtaccatttttttatttatttcctaTTTACGTAACTATtttacacctatatatatatataaacattaccaTTTCACATTTCAACATATATTCCCTCTCATATTTCACTCTCTTTCTTTATACAATTCATACTTCAAAACCATGGCATTACTAACATTGTAACAAACATACGTTGGATGTTGTTGTTTCTGGCGTTAATTTATCTACTTTGTTTGATTTAAGACGAAACGTTAATTGAAAGGCAGCTTGGTTTACGTATTGGGATAAAGAATCAGAGAAATTCGAGTGGCTTAATGATGATATGATCAATGAGCCAAAATACTCGGCAAAGCAATGATACACTCGAAACATATCGAATTGTATACTAAGAATATTTGGGACCACATTTCGCACGAGAGTGATGGTAGTGCGGATTGATATTATACTGATTGAGTTGCAGTCTATAACTAATCgtagttttaatttaattaatcgTAGTTTTAGTTTAATGTAATCGtagtttaattttatataatcGTAGTGAAAATGTAATCCTGGCTATAATTTAagtaatatttaatttttttattagtgTAATgatttctttatatttatttaagtattcttttttatttatagaatagaaacTACATAAAATAACCTAAACGGATACTAGAAATGGACACCGAACAACACCTCATTTTTCTCTTCAGTCACCTTAAGTATCTCTAAAAGACACTGAAAATGAACACCGAACGACATTTCATGCTCTAAcacgcttaaaaaaaaaaaacaaaacaaagttGCTCCTCAAACTTTTCCTCTCTTGAAATGTGCGCCTTTTTTCATGTTTTTTTTTCTCCGACGTAAGTGCTCTTGCTTTTCTATTTTCACATGTTCacctttttaattaattattaaagaaTAAAGTTCTTTTCACCTGTTCATCTTTttaatatatgttgattttactaTAATGAATTTATATGAAACTATTTATCAAATATTTTTTTAACGCGTTATTAAAATCACTGACGAGGCCGTTAACTACTCATCCGATCATATTCAGGAAGTCACTCGTGAGGAGgaaacatcaatatatatatatatatatatatatatatatatatatatatatatatatatatacacacacacacacacacacacacacacacactagtgaaatgacccgtggaccacgtgtttgtttaaacgaaacagtttagtgatatgttttaggtattaagtgaacgtaaatgctaaagtcatttagtttaatga
This genomic interval carries:
- the LOC139897804 gene encoding dynamin-related protein 4C-like, which codes for MADNNGTTTTNGGEVIHPLITETDDNKPNFLPFVSSYNDKIRPILDAVDKLRSLNVTQEGIPLPTIVVIGDQSSGKSSVLESLAGISLPRGEGLCTRVPLVMRLQHHDKSVPEFVLQYQKETVEIEKESGISEAIDNATVKIAGNNKGIVNVPLTLVVKKKGVPNLTMVDLPGITRVAVGDQPEDIYKQISGIIMEHIEPEESIILNVLNANNDFSTCESISMSQKVDKTGQRTLAVVTKCDQSPDGLFEKVTTNDVNIGLGYFCVRNRINDETYEEARIKERKLFESHPMLSKIDKSIVGIPVLADRLVQIQSVIISKCLPNIVTKVNDKLSASILELNKLPRNLTSVADAMVAFMQIVGSMKETLQKIFIRGEFDDYENDKQMHCNARLVEMLDEFSKELLSSDKFSENFLVEELKVLEEANGIRLPHFLPHSVFLCLLQRKVNVVSDMPVNFVNKVWAYLEAIFMKVLLDCCANYPQLLPSMKKATQNMMEKMKAKFVERVVEMIEMEKVTDYTCDPDYIASYNKLMSYHDKLVYALKPHITLMEVEGYESINVNHLSDVSETTRDQAYDLKMRMTAYWKIVMKRMVDWSALQLQFFIQKVVNKEIERELVNETMVNGGGIKKMLDEPPSVAKKREWLQKSIKLLQESKEIIEQVMDGILAEAD